CTTAATGTGACCGATTTCCCAACCAAAATGGGACGACGTATTGGCATGCGCGCTGTACTGCATCCAGGCGCCGAATGCGTCACGACGATAGAAGATCGGATTGTAGCCCAAGGCGATCTCACCCTTTGCCCATACGCTCAACTTCAACTGTTCGCCGACTGAAGCAAACGGATATTCGTATGCCATTGGAGTCCCGCTGGTTCCGGCGTGCGAGATTTGTATCGCGGCGACCGGCAGTTAGCAAGGTAAGCGAAATGTTGAAAGCCGGAGATGCATTAGCCCTGCTAATCAAATCGAGGGGCGTCTGTTCGTGACCAACAAACGGGGAATCCGGCTACCAGCAAGGGCGGACGGCTGGGGAAGCGAATTTAATCGGCGAGGCGGCCAGGGCATTATTCTGACCAAAAAATTAGGGCCAGGCAGATTGCTCCACCCGGCCCGTAGCCAACCGGGAAAAGGGGGGCAAACCCCGGCCAGCAAACGTATTGTACGCAAGTGCGTGTATCATGCAATGGATGCCGGCGAACCCGCTGTCGGCAGGGAAACAGCGGCTTTCGGGCGGGCTGTTTGGCGCTCAGGCTTCGCCTCCGCCAAGCGCGGGAATGAAATGCACTTCGCTGTCCTCGCCAACGGCATCGAGCACGCCGCCGGTGGCTATTTCACCGTCGATTGATACCGCGATCGACGGCCGGATGTCCCCATCCTCGAGTAACTGCTGGTCGATGCCTGGAAACCGCTCGCCAAGACGCTGAACCAGCTCGCGGATCGATTTTCCCGGCAGTTCAACGCGCTCGACGCCGCCGGTGAATTTGCGGAGCAGCGCGGGAATCACAACCGTTGGCATTGCGGAAAAATCAGGGGGCGGTTCGCCCGCCTCTTTCCGTCACTGGTGATCAATTCGCCGCGGCGGAATGTTGTTTCGTTGTGGCGCCGCGAAGCTTCAGGATCGCCTTGAGCAACCTGGGCGGCGACATCGGCGCCTGGGTCATCCTGACCCCCACCGCGTGATAGATCGCATTGGCGACCGCTGCTACCGCCGGCACGATCGACACCTCGCCAACGCCACGCACGCCCAGCGGATGGCCGGGGTTTGCTTCCTCGACGATGACCGTTTCGATCATCGGCAAGTCGAGGCAGGTCGGGATCCGGTAGTCGAGAAATCCGAAGTTACGCAGCGTGCCCTTGTCGTCGTAGAAGTATTCCTCGTTCAGCGCCCATCCGATTCCCTGGGCCGTTCCGCCCTGCATTTGTCCTTCGACGTAGCTGGGATGAATCGCCTTGCCGGCGTCTTGCGCGACGGTGCATCGCAGCAGTT
This DNA window, taken from Candidatus Binatus sp., encodes the following:
- a CDS encoding HNH endonuclease signature motif containing protein, encoding MAYEYPFASVGEQLKLSVWAKGEIALGYNPIFYRRDAFGAWMQYSAHANTSSHFGWEIGHIKPVEQGGSDELSNLQPLQWRNNRIRTAPQP
- a CDS encoding MoaD/ThiS family protein, producing the protein MPTVVIPALLRKFTGGVERVELPGKSIRELVQRLGERFPGIDQQLLEDGDIRPSIAVSIDGEIATGGVLDAVGEDSEVHFIPALGGGEA